One genomic window of Desulfurococcus mucosus DSM 2162 includes the following:
- a CDS encoding VirB4 family type IV secretion system protein, whose amino-acid sequence MQYSWWRLKGVSFFTLSDGERDAVLSEWASLLSVIGSGVVLSRRLREEYRYRDYVFDASRYEYYALAPFNLDLSGFNAVRAEPLRPRVAGLKGASTMMLDDGRLARIYVVYKYPLSLPEGFTYALLTACDEVALVFKRVSRSRALSMADSVRRRRLGVLGAREEASVELAGELASRVIEGADLYEFHLMLTVTAPSLRGLEESAGVLKNLLKSYGLEADAPPIQLDLYGFKTRGWVAGLEKKYADTYSLKSFFPLVDEELRDEQGVFLGVSASGSPVVLDLWSKPNLNFVILGVSGAGKSMAVKVFLKRLREMDKRITYVGVDPESEYTRIAGLLGASPVEIVEGQELGLDPVRLLSEGVLELGQVADLLADLYAVPPRLHGALRRELFVKAEVAGDIGGFVESLEGSLRRLLEGATAPPDVYVYTGRLPRLEGSTVFGLGKVRSKRLKALISSLISVYAYNKLLSRTRRSVFFIDEAWLFLETPSIMGLLENIARRGRKHGSAFIYVTQRAEDLARTPQGRSILEQSATALILRQEPEGRDTVKAVYRLSDPEADSLVNAPPGRGLLKAGGKRLFIQVAATREELEEFSTGGG is encoded by the coding sequence ATGCAGTACTCGTGGTGGAGGCTTAAAGGGGTTTCATTCTTCACGTTGAGCGACGGGGAGAGGGATGCCGTTCTCTCCGAGTGGGCTTCACTCCTATCCGTCATCGGGAGCGGCGTCGTCTTATCCAGGAGGCTCCGGGAGGAGTACAGGTACAGGGACTACGTGTTCGATGCCTCACGCTACGAGTACTATGCGCTAGCCCCCTTCAACCTGGATCTCTCAGGGTTCAACGCTGTGAGGGCTGAGCCCTTGAGGCCCCGTGTAGCAGGGTTGAAGGGTGCTTCAACAATGATGCTGGATGACGGGAGGCTTGCGAGGATCTACGTTGTCTACAAGTATCCTTTAAGCCTCCCAGAGGGTTTCACATACGCTCTCCTCACAGCATGCGACGAGGTCGCCCTGGTGTTTAAGCGTGTCTCAAGGAGTAGGGCTCTCTCCATGGCTGACTCCGTGAGGAGGCGGAGGCTCGGGGTCCTCGGTGCCAGGGAGGAGGCCAGCGTCGAGTTAGCCGGCGAGCTGGCATCCAGGGTTATCGAGGGAGCTGACCTCTACGAGTTCCACCTGATGCTAACGGTGACCGCTCCCAGCCTAAGGGGGCTTGAGGAGTCGGCCGGCGTGTTGAAAAACCTTTTGAAGAGCTACGGCCTCGAGGCTGATGCACCGCCCATCCAGCTGGATCTCTACGGGTTTAAGACCCGTGGCTGGGTCGCCGGGCTTGAGAAAAAGTATGCTGACACCTACTCGCTTAAATCCTTCTTCCCCCTGGTCGACGAGGAGCTGCGCGACGAGCAGGGCGTCTTCCTAGGGGTGTCGGCCTCCGGGTCCCCCGTGGTGCTCGACCTCTGGAGCAAGCCCAACTTGAACTTCGTGATCCTCGGGGTCTCCGGTGCCGGTAAATCCATGGCGGTCAAGGTGTTCTTGAAGAGGCTGAGGGAGATGGATAAACGCATCACGTATGTCGGCGTCGACCCGGAGTCCGAGTACACGAGGATAGCGGGGCTCCTCGGGGCTTCACCGGTTGAAATAGTGGAGGGGCAGGAGCTCGGCTTAGACCCTGTTAGATTACTCTCCGAGGGCGTCCTCGAGCTCGGGCAGGTGGCGGATCTCCTCGCAGACCTCTACGCTGTGCCACCCCGCCTCCACGGGGCTTTGAGGAGGGAGCTCTTCGTGAAGGCGGAGGTAGCCGGGGACATAGGTGGCTTCGTGGAGTCGCTGGAGGGCTCCTTGAGGAGGCTGCTGGAGGGGGCTACTGCCCCGCCCGACGTATACGTGTATACTGGGAGGCTGCCGAGGCTCGAGGGTTCAACGGTCTTCGGGCTGGGGAAGGTGAGGTCTAAGCGGTTGAAGGCCTTGATAAGCTCCTTGATCAGCGTCTACGCATATAATAAGCTGCTCTCCAGGACCCGGAGATCAGTGTTCTTCATTGATGAGGCATGGCTCTTCCTTGAAACCCCATCCATCATGGGGCTCCTTGAAAACATAGCTAGAAGGGGGAGGAAGCATGGGTCGGCATTCATATATGTAACCCAGCGTGCAGAGGACCTTGCGAGAACCCCGCAGGGGCGCAGCATACTCGAGCAGTCTGCTACAGCGTTGATCCTGAGGCAGGAGCCCGAGGGGAGGGACACGGTTAAAGCAGTGTACAGGCTGAGCGACCCCGAGGCAGACTCACTGGTTAACGCGCCGCCGGGCCGGGGACTCCTCAAGGCCGGGGGTAAACGCCTCTTCATCCAGGTGGCTGCGACAAGGGAGGAGCTTGAAGAGTTCTCAACGGGGGGAGGGTAG